A region from the Streptomyces tsukubensis genome encodes:
- a CDS encoding polysaccharide deacetylase family protein, giving the protein MRDNNRAPMSRRGLLGAGITVAAAGGLAGCGILTGENGGSGGTGEGKSTGGASAESGRPAPADSPSTRPARPIGDGSTADTGPQPNQPPPPVKLLPGQAPPQFVVFSWDGAGDVGDGQFPRFLKIAEEYDAKMTFFLSGIYLLPESKKDLYRPPNNAVGASDIGYLTDAHIKDTLKLLRQAWLDGHEIGTHFNGHFCGDGSRSVARWTPADWENEISQAMDFVTKWRTHTGWTDIAPLPFDYRKELVGGRTPCLLGQDKLLPTAKKLGWRYDASSPGGRQVWPVKRKGLWDLPLQSLPFPGRGFEVLSMDYNFMVNQSGFSSNGVTAKRPGWRKQATGAYLKGFERAYYGNRAPLFIGNHFEQWNGGIYMDAVEGAVKGMAGRKDVRLVSFRQFCDWLDVQDPAVLAKLRTLDVGRKPEGGWNTFLKAA; this is encoded by the coding sequence ATGCGTGACAACAACCGTGCGCCCATGAGTCGCAGGGGACTTCTGGGAGCGGGGATCACCGTCGCCGCCGCGGGCGGACTCGCGGGCTGCGGAATCCTCACCGGCGAAAACGGCGGAAGCGGCGGCACCGGCGAAGGGAAGAGCACAGGCGGAGCCTCCGCCGAGAGCGGTCGCCCGGCACCCGCTGATTCACCCTCCACCCGCCCCGCGAGGCCGATAGGCGACGGCTCCACCGCCGATACCGGCCCCCAGCCCAACCAGCCCCCGCCGCCGGTCAAACTGCTGCCGGGACAGGCCCCGCCGCAATTCGTGGTGTTCTCCTGGGACGGCGCGGGAGACGTCGGCGACGGACAGTTCCCCCGCTTTCTCAAGATCGCCGAAGAGTACGACGCGAAGATGACCTTCTTCCTCTCCGGCATATACCTCCTGCCGGAATCGAAGAAGGATCTCTACCGGCCGCCGAACAACGCCGTCGGCGCCTCCGACATCGGCTATCTCACCGACGCCCATATCAAGGACACCCTGAAGCTGCTGCGGCAGGCGTGGCTCGACGGCCATGAGATAGGCACCCACTTCAACGGCCATTTCTGCGGCGACGGCTCCCGCTCCGTGGCCCGCTGGACGCCCGCCGACTGGGAGAACGAGATCTCCCAGGCCATGGACTTCGTCACCAAGTGGCGCACCCACACCGGCTGGACCGATATCGCCCCGCTCCCCTTCGACTACCGCAAGGAACTCGTCGGCGGCCGCACCCCCTGTCTGCTGGGACAGGACAAGCTCCTGCCGACCGCGAAGAAGCTCGGCTGGCGGTACGACGCCAGCTCGCCCGGCGGCCGCCAGGTCTGGCCCGTCAAGCGCAAGGGCCTGTGGGACCTCCCGCTCCAGTCGCTGCCCTTCCCCGGCCGCGGCTTCGAGGTGCTCTCCATGGACTACAACTTCATGGTCAACCAGTCGGGCTTCTCCTCCAACGGCGTCACCGCCAAACGGCCGGGCTGGCGCAAGCAGGCCACCGGCGCCTATCTGAAGGGCTTCGAACGCGCCTACTACGGCAACCGCGCCCCCCTCTTCATCGGCAACCACTTCGAGCAGTGGAACGGCGGCATCTACATGGACGCCGTCGAGGGCGCCGTCAAGGGCATGGCCGGACGGAAGGACGTCCGCCTGGTCTCGTTCCGCCAGTTCTGCGACTGGCTGGACGTCCAGGACCCCGCCGTCCTCGCCAAGCTCCGCACCCTCGACGTCGGCCGGAAGCCCGAAGGCGGCTGGAACACTTTCCTTAAGGCCGCCTGA
- a CDS encoding TlpA family protein disulfide reductase, with protein sequence MSHRRAYRAALTAALVAAGALTLSACTGGGTSGGGGQTNFVTNTGGISTVAKADRKPIGEIAGETLEGKPLDVADLKGKIVVLNVWGSWCPPCRAEAPALAKAATDTKADGVEFVGINTRDLNKSPALAFEEDYKVPYPSLYDPKGKLIATGFPTGTLMPNAIPSTVVLDRDGKVAARVLKAISEKEIRSMIDPLIAEK encoded by the coding sequence ATGAGCCATCGCCGTGCATATCGCGCTGCCCTGACAGCCGCCCTGGTCGCGGCCGGGGCGCTCACCCTGTCCGCCTGCACCGGCGGCGGCACCTCCGGCGGCGGAGGGCAGACCAACTTCGTCACCAACACCGGCGGCATCTCCACCGTCGCCAAGGCGGACCGCAAGCCGATCGGCGAGATCGCCGGGGAGACCCTCGAAGGCAAGCCGCTCGACGTCGCCGACCTCAAGGGCAAGATCGTCGTCCTCAATGTCTGGGGCTCCTGGTGCCCGCCCTGCCGGGCCGAGGCACCCGCCCTGGCCAAGGCCGCGACCGACACCAAGGCGGACGGCGTCGAATTCGTCGGGATCAACACCCGCGACCTCAACAAGAGCCCGGCCCTCGCGTTCGAGGAGGACTACAAGGTCCCCTACCCCAGCCTGTACGACCCCAAGGGCAAGCTGATCGCCACCGGCTTCCCCACGGGGACGCTCATGCCGAACGCCATCCCCTCCACGGTCGTCCTGGACCGGGACGGGAAGGTCGCGGCGCGCGTCCTCAAGGCGATCTCCGAGAAGGAGATCCGCTCCATGATCGACCCCCTGATCGCGGAGAAGTGA
- a CDS encoding cytochrome c biogenesis CcdA family protein, producing the protein MEPAVVLASTDINTTVLGGTLLLAVPLAVLGGLVSFFSPCVLPLVPGYLSYVTGTSGTDLADARRGRMLLGASLFVLGFSAVFVSGGALFGYFGATLFEHQETLTRVLGVVMVLMGAFYLGAMPWLTRREFRFHTRPATGLAGAPILGALFGVGWTPCIGPTLSAAMTLAAEQGSAGRGAALTFAYCLGLGLPFILTALAFRKALGAFAWVKQHYVWVMRIGGIMMIATGVLMLTGVWDLMMQQVQVWTSDFTVGI; encoded by the coding sequence GTGGAGCCGGCGGTCGTCCTCGCGTCGACCGACATCAACACCACCGTGCTCGGCGGCACCCTGCTGCTCGCCGTGCCGCTCGCGGTCCTCGGCGGGCTGGTCTCGTTCTTCTCCCCGTGCGTCCTTCCGCTGGTCCCGGGCTACCTCTCGTACGTCACCGGGACCAGCGGCACCGATCTCGCCGACGCCCGCCGCGGCCGGATGCTCCTCGGCGCCTCCCTCTTCGTCCTCGGCTTCTCCGCCGTCTTCGTCTCGGGCGGCGCCCTCTTCGGCTACTTCGGCGCGACGCTCTTCGAACACCAGGAGACCCTCACCCGGGTCCTCGGTGTGGTGATGGTGCTGATGGGCGCCTTCTACCTGGGCGCGATGCCCTGGCTGACCCGTCGCGAATTCCGCTTCCACACCCGCCCGGCCACCGGTCTGGCGGGCGCCCCGATACTGGGCGCGCTGTTCGGCGTCGGCTGGACCCCCTGTATCGGCCCCACACTCTCGGCGGCCATGACACTCGCCGCCGAGCAGGGCAGCGCGGGCCGCGGCGCCGCGCTCACCTTCGCCTACTGCCTCGGCCTCGGGCTCCCCTTCATCCTCACGGCCCTCGCGTTCCGCAAGGCGCTCGGCGCGTTCGCCTGGGTGAAACAGCACTACGTCTGGGTCATGCGGATCGGCGGCATCATGATGATCGCGACCGGTGTGCTCATGCTGACCGGAGTCTGGGACCTCATGATGCAGCAGGTGCAGGTCTGGACGAGCGACTTCACGGTAGGGATCTGA
- the resB gene encoding cytochrome c biogenesis protein ResB, which produces MSNTDTQGRDRAAQPPDEDSREAAAGAQLSTAPREELLATLSSGPSLGVIGWARWFWRQLTSMRVALILLFLLSLAAIPGSLIPQRMVDDLKVQTWKENNEFWAPVFEKLQLFDVYSSVWFSAIYILLFVSLIGCIVPRSWQFVGQLRGRPPAAPGRLTRMPAYTTWRTDAEPEQVREAALALLKKRRFRARIAGDAVAAEKGYLREAGNLVFHVALIVMLLAFAAGQLFKSEGGKLIVEGDGFANTLTQYDDFRSGALYDADNLDRFWFDLKSFTATYEKSGPQKGTARTFEAAIRWGKPGGKEQDAVIEVNKPLTIDGSKIHLLSHGYAPVITVRDGRGKVVLDKAAVPLLPVDGNITSSGAIKVMDGYRDKNGKKDQLGFKAWFVPTFGSKEEHGGGTSAGNPMFSTFPALDFPVLAVNAYRGSLGVDSGLPQNVYQLDTRKLVQFKDEKGEILKALLMPGESMKLPDGAGSITYESTVEWASFQISERPGNGWALAGGIAAIAGLAASLFVQRRRVWVRAVTGRDGVTVVEMAGLGRSESAKLPEELGDLAAQLHGQAPSAPDPEPGENDAEPSPPAKTTDTGSGGSEVSTSTDPHDPAVTSEGAEK; this is translated from the coding sequence ATGAGCAACACGGACACCCAGGGCCGCGACCGGGCGGCGCAGCCGCCCGACGAGGACTCCCGGGAGGCGGCGGCCGGAGCCCAGCTCTCCACCGCGCCCCGCGAGGAACTGCTCGCGACCCTCAGCAGCGGCCCGTCCCTCGGTGTCATCGGCTGGGCCCGCTGGTTCTGGCGCCAGCTCACCTCCATGCGGGTCGCGCTGATCCTGCTCTTCCTGCTCTCCCTCGCCGCGATCCCGGGCTCCCTGATCCCGCAGCGGATGGTCGACGACCTCAAGGTGCAGACCTGGAAGGAGAACAACGAGTTCTGGGCCCCGGTCTTCGAGAAGCTCCAGCTCTTCGACGTCTACAGCTCGGTCTGGTTCTCCGCGATCTACATCCTGCTGTTCGTCTCCCTGATCGGCTGCATCGTGCCGCGGTCGTGGCAGTTCGTCGGCCAGCTCCGCGGCCGCCCCCCGGCCGCGCCCGGCCGGCTGACCCGGATGCCCGCGTACACGACATGGCGTACGGACGCCGAGCCCGAGCAGGTCCGCGAGGCCGCCCTCGCCCTCCTCAAGAAGCGCCGCTTCCGGGCCCGGATCGCGGGCGACGCGGTCGCCGCCGAGAAGGGCTATCTGCGCGAGGCGGGGAACCTGGTCTTCCACGTCGCCCTGATCGTGATGCTGCTGGCCTTCGCCGCCGGACAGCTGTTCAAGTCCGAGGGCGGAAAGCTGATCGTCGAGGGCGACGGCTTCGCGAACACGCTCACGCAGTACGACGACTTCCGCTCCGGCGCCCTGTACGACGCGGACAACCTCGACCGGTTCTGGTTCGACCTCAAGAGCTTCACCGCCACCTACGAGAAGAGCGGCCCGCAGAAGGGCACCGCCCGCACCTTCGAGGCGGCCATCCGCTGGGGCAAGCCCGGCGGCAAGGAGCAGGACGCGGTCATCGAGGTCAACAAGCCGCTGACCATCGACGGATCCAAGATCCACCTCCTCTCGCACGGCTACGCGCCCGTGATCACCGTCCGCGACGGCCGGGGCAAGGTCGTCCTCGACAAGGCCGCCGTCCCGCTGCTCCCGGTGGACGGCAACATCACCTCCAGCGGCGCCATCAAGGTGATGGACGGCTACCGCGACAAGAACGGCAAGAAGGACCAGCTCGGCTTCAAGGCGTGGTTCGTGCCGACCTTCGGCAGCAAGGAGGAGCACGGCGGCGGGACCTCGGCCGGCAACCCGATGTTCTCCACCTTCCCCGCCCTCGACTTCCCCGTCCTCGCGGTCAACGCCTACCGCGGCAGCCTGGGCGTGGACTCCGGTCTGCCGCAGAACGTCTACCAGCTCGACACGCGCAAGCTCGTCCAGTTCAAGGACGAGAAGGGCGAGATCCTCAAGGCCCTGCTGATGCCCGGCGAGTCGATGAAGCTCCCGGACGGCGCCGGTTCGATCACGTACGAGAGCACCGTCGAGTGGGCCAGCTTCCAGATCTCCGAGCGCCCCGGCAACGGCTGGGCGCTGGCGGGCGGTATCGCCGCGATCGCCGGTCTGGCCGCTTCCCTCTTCGTCCAGCGCCGCCGGGTGTGGGTGCGGGCGGTGACCGGCCGGGACGGGGTGACCGTCGTCGAGATGGCGGGCCTCGGCCGCAGCGAGTCGGCGAAGCTCCCGGAGGAGCTGGGCGATCTGGCGGCGCAGCTGCACGGACAGGCCCCGTCGGCGCCGGACCCGGAGCCCGGGGAGAATGACGCGGAGCCTTCGCCTCCCGCGAAGACCACCGACACCGGCAGCGGCGGCAGCGAAGTCTCCACCTCCACCGACCCTCACGATCCCGCAGTAACTTCCGAAGGGGCTGAGAAGTGA
- the ccsB gene encoding c-type cytochrome biogenesis protein CcsB produces the protein MNLAAATNETFAEYSNTLIYSAMAVYTLAFLAHIAEWIFGSRSKVGRTAAALTANRPAAAGAAAPAVQVRGKDGSTAVLDKPKVVTRSATGSRDVPDGPGAAGGTEKGDLYGRIAISLTVLAWALQTAGVVARAISVQRVPWGNMYEFSITFGAVAVGTYLAFLAAKKNVRWMGLLLTGTILADLGLATTVFYTESDQLVPALDSYWLVIHVSTAIFCGAVFYLGAAGSVVYLFRDSYEAKLARGEKPGAFATSVLDRMPSAATLDKFAYRVNAAVFPLWTFTIIAGAIWAGDAWGRYWGWDPKEVWSFITWVAYACYLHARATAGWKGRKAAVLGLIAFACWLWNYYGVNMFVQGLHSYA, from the coding sequence GTGAATCTCGCCGCCGCGACGAACGAGACCTTCGCCGAGTACAGCAACACGCTGATCTACTCCGCGATGGCCGTGTACACCCTCGCCTTCCTCGCGCACATCGCCGAGTGGATCTTCGGCAGCCGCAGCAAGGTCGGCCGTACCGCCGCCGCACTGACCGCGAACCGGCCCGCCGCCGCAGGGGCCGCGGCCCCCGCGGTCCAGGTCCGCGGCAAGGACGGCAGCACCGCCGTCCTGGACAAGCCGAAGGTCGTGACCCGCTCCGCCACGGGCAGCCGGGACGTCCCGGACGGCCCCGGCGCCGCGGGCGGTACGGAGAAGGGCGATCTGTACGGCCGGATCGCGATCTCCCTGACGGTCCTCGCCTGGGCCCTCCAGACCGCGGGCGTCGTCGCCCGTGCGATCTCGGTGCAGCGGGTGCCCTGGGGCAACATGTACGAGTTCTCCATCACCTTCGGCGCCGTCGCGGTCGGCACCTATCTCGCGTTCCTCGCGGCGAAGAAGAACGTCCGCTGGATGGGCCTTCTGCTCACCGGCACGATCCTGGCCGACCTCGGCCTGGCGACGACGGTCTTCTACACCGAGAGCGACCAGCTCGTCCCGGCCCTCGACTCGTACTGGCTGGTCATCCACGTCTCCACGGCCATCTTCTGCGGCGCGGTGTTCTACCTCGGCGCGGCGGGCTCGGTGGTCTACCTCTTCCGCGATTCGTACGAGGCGAAGCTGGCCCGCGGCGAGAAGCCGGGCGCCTTCGCCACCTCGGTACTGGACCGTATGCCGTCCGCGGCGACGCTCGACAAGTTCGCGTACCGGGTCAACGCGGCCGTCTTCCCGCTCTGGACCTTCACGATCATCGCGGGCGCGATCTGGGCGGGCGACGCCTGGGGCCGCTACTGGGGCTGGGACCCCAAGGAGGTCTGGTCCTTCATCACCTGGGTCGCGTACGCCTGCTACCTCCACGCGCGCGCCACGGCGGGCTGGAAGGGCCGCAAGGCCGCGGTGCTGGGCCTGATCGCCTTCGCCTGCTGGCTGTGGAACTACTACGGCGTCAATATGTTCGTGCAGGGACTGCACTCGTACGCGTAG
- a CDS encoding helix-turn-helix domain-containing protein produces the protein MADGTNGSNEPEDHQEFEDDEQDAGPCGREPEASDSLKVFGAILKAFRKRAGLSQTEFAPMVRYSVQMVASIEQGRRFPPADYVEQSEEILDAFGALDAGAKHLTRRRGLAQWFRQWAVLEEEAISLYTYENRLIPGLLQSEPYALTLFRNQLPPLGDDKIEEQWAARAERQRLLTDRPNTAFSFIVEEQVLLRGTGGPEVTRGQLDRLLEVARYRNVELQIMPLVRENHAGLDGPIRLLETPQNQWFAYCEGQESGQFISESKVVSMLQMRYARMRSQALSLEDSVGLLKRMRGAL, from the coding sequence ATGGCGGACGGAACGAACGGGTCGAACGAGCCCGAGGACCACCAGGAGTTCGAAGACGACGAACAGGACGCGGGCCCCTGCGGCCGGGAGCCCGAGGCGTCGGACAGCCTCAAGGTCTTCGGCGCGATCCTCAAAGCCTTCCGCAAGAGAGCGGGACTGTCCCAGACGGAGTTCGCCCCGATGGTGCGGTACTCGGTCCAGATGGTCGCCTCCATCGAACAGGGCCGCCGCTTCCCGCCGGCGGACTATGTCGAGCAGTCGGAGGAGATCCTGGACGCCTTCGGGGCGCTGGATGCCGGGGCGAAGCATCTGACGCGGCGGCGGGGGCTGGCGCAGTGGTTCCGTCAGTGGGCCGTGCTGGAGGAGGAGGCGATCAGCCTCTACACGTACGAGAACAGGCTGATCCCGGGCCTGCTCCAGAGTGAGCCCTACGCCCTGACGCTCTTCCGGAACCAGCTGCCGCCGCTCGGGGACGACAAGATCGAAGAACAGTGGGCGGCCCGAGCGGAACGCCAGCGACTACTGACCGACCGCCCCAACACCGCGTTCAGCTTCATCGTCGAAGAACAGGTCCTGCTGCGGGGTACGGGTGGCCCCGAGGTCACCCGGGGCCAGCTCGACCGTCTGCTGGAGGTCGCCCGGTACCGCAATGTGGAGCTGCAGATCATGCCGCTGGTACGGGAGAACCACGCCGGGCTGGACGGCCCGATCCGACTGCTGGAGACCCCGCAGAACCAGTGGTTCGCGTACTGCGAGGGACAGGAGAGCGGCCAATTCATTTCTGAATCGAAGGTCGTCAGCATGCTTCAGATGCGCTATGCCAGGATGCGCTCACAGGCCCTTAGTCTGGAAGACTCCGTTGGTCTGTTGAAGCGGATGCGAGGAGCGCTATGA
- a CDS encoding DUF397 domain-containing protein codes for MSTEELVWFKSSYSGGSGDDCVEVATCPGTVHVRDSKIQDGPQLSLRPTAWNAFLTYAARH; via the coding sequence ATGAGCACCGAAGAACTGGTCTGGTTCAAGAGCAGCTACAGCGGCGGATCAGGGGACGACTGCGTCGAGGTCGCCACCTGCCCCGGCACGGTCCACGTCCGCGACTCCAAGATCCAGGACGGCCCCCAGCTGTCCCTCCGCCCGACCGCCTGGAACGCCTTCCTCACCTACGCCGCCCGGCACTGA
- a CDS encoding TfuA-like protein produces MVVHVFTGPTLHPGDPALADSGFVPRPPIGHGDLLHPGITPADTVLIIDGVFHHAPAVRHKEIIWTLSRGVRVLGAASIGALRAAELADCGMVGVGEIYTAYATGHLVGDDEVAVAQAAAPDLSAYTWPLVNVRKALRLAVSEGVIDPEASDLILAELRKVFYAHRSLRVLLSAGRSCGAPAFGWWLKDRLHDDPYFGDVKRADAVLALETALTLDRAPSAAPPTGLVWNTRCFRRWHNEFTATQVDGFVLKIRHRVAYQQIFDPGFKSLWHRFLRRAEAHELAPALACVAVRPDLDLADRATVDLLLRHETRADRTAIVRCLRSNEERTRTHPGFFPEAIRGETARTVLSAVWSVPGESLEGESWERGFQGEREAVDAVKPFVLGLLRNKEQV; encoded by the coding sequence GTGGTCGTCCATGTCTTCACCGGCCCCACCCTGCACCCCGGCGATCCCGCTCTCGCCGACTCCGGGTTCGTCCCACGACCGCCTATCGGGCACGGCGACCTCCTACACCCCGGGATCACGCCCGCTGACACGGTTCTGATCATCGACGGCGTCTTTCACCACGCTCCCGCCGTGCGGCACAAGGAGATCATCTGGACGCTGTCCCGAGGGGTTCGCGTCCTGGGCGCGGCGAGCATCGGGGCTCTGCGCGCCGCTGAACTGGCCGACTGCGGCATGGTCGGCGTGGGGGAGATCTACACCGCCTACGCCACCGGCCACCTCGTAGGAGACGACGAGGTGGCCGTCGCACAGGCCGCTGCTCCGGATCTGTCCGCGTACACCTGGCCCCTGGTCAACGTTCGGAAGGCGCTCCGCCTCGCGGTGAGTGAAGGCGTCATCGACCCGGAGGCGTCGGATCTGATACTCGCCGAGCTGAGAAAGGTCTTCTACGCCCACCGTTCCCTCCGCGTTCTGTTATCCGCCGGCCGGAGCTGCGGTGCACCGGCCTTCGGCTGGTGGCTGAAGGACCGGCTCCACGACGACCCCTACTTCGGCGATGTGAAACGTGCCGATGCCGTTCTGGCCCTGGAAACGGCTCTGACTCTCGACCGTGCGCCAAGTGCCGCACCCCCGACCGGTCTGGTCTGGAACACCCGGTGCTTTCGTCGGTGGCACAACGAGTTCACTGCGACACAGGTGGACGGCTTCGTCCTGAAGATCCGGCACCGAGTCGCCTACCAGCAGATCTTCGACCCCGGCTTCAAGAGCCTGTGGCACCGCTTTCTCCGCCGGGCGGAAGCTCATGAGCTTGCGCCCGCCCTGGCCTGCGTGGCAGTCCGCCCCGATCTCGACCTGGCGGACCGGGCAACGGTGGACCTGCTCCTGCGCCATGAGACCCGGGCCGACCGGACTGCCATCGTGCGATGCCTGAGGTCGAACGAGGAGAGGACCCGTACCCATCCCGGATTCTTCCCCGAAGCCATCAGGGGCGAGACTGCTCGCACTGTTCTGTCCGCCGTCTGGTCGGTCCCCGGGGAGTCACTCGAAGGCGAGTCCTGGGAGCGCGGATTCCAGGGCGAGCGGGAAGCCGTCGATGCCGTGAAGCCGTTTGTTCTGGGACTTCTCAGGAACAAAGAGCAGGTATGA
- a CDS encoding YcaO-like family protein, producing MSQVFPHGTVRARPPEETWRALEPELPLLGITRVARLTGLDHLGIPVWTAIRPNSHTLVTSQGKGADDTLARISAVMEGAELWLVEQPLPVAARVSHHRLRPPYPMSALPVKTRHEGLPQLPLDWTEGRGLISGAKIPVPADLARRRAEHTPGTFDVFHVTSNGLATGNTRDEALLHALYELIERDTLHRDHLGGGAMRELVDPATVTDAYCSGLIARFLDAAMFLEIALVRNAYGIPVCAAYIWAEDYPVVFAGSGCHRDPGIALSRALTEAAQSRLTCIAGTRDDLGSHENAFASAPSRPDPVGPYSGDWTPLTEACDATFGEFATEVAAVSERVAAVTGYEPIAVDLPWRSSFAGVKVVGPGLEMRMTRSVPRPGVRRG from the coding sequence ATGAGCCAGGTCTTCCCTCACGGAACCGTGCGGGCGCGGCCGCCGGAAGAGACCTGGCGGGCCCTCGAACCGGAATTACCCCTGCTTGGAATTACCCGGGTTGCCAGACTCACCGGCCTCGACCATCTGGGAATCCCCGTGTGGACGGCCATCCGGCCGAACTCCCACACGCTGGTCACCTCGCAAGGCAAAGGGGCGGACGACACTCTGGCCCGGATCTCCGCCGTCATGGAGGGAGCGGAACTGTGGCTCGTCGAACAGCCGCTTCCCGTTGCCGCGCGCGTCTCCCACCACCGTCTCCGTCCGCCCTACCCGATGTCCGCCCTGCCGGTGAAGACTCGCCATGAGGGGCTGCCGCAGCTTCCGCTCGACTGGACCGAAGGAAGAGGGCTGATCTCCGGGGCGAAGATTCCGGTGCCGGCCGATCTGGCCCGCCGCCGGGCCGAACACACTCCCGGGACATTCGACGTCTTCCACGTCACCAGTAATGGTCTGGCTACCGGAAACACCCGGGACGAGGCACTTCTCCACGCGCTCTACGAGCTGATCGAACGGGACACCCTGCACCGCGACCACCTCGGTGGCGGCGCGATGCGCGAACTGGTCGATCCCGCCACAGTCACGGACGCCTACTGCTCCGGTCTCATCGCACGCTTTCTGGACGCCGCCATGTTCCTGGAGATCGCGCTGGTGCGGAATGCGTACGGAATCCCGGTCTGTGCCGCCTATATCTGGGCGGAGGACTATCCCGTGGTCTTCGCCGGGTCGGGCTGCCACAGGGACCCGGGCATCGCGCTCTCCCGGGCCCTGACGGAAGCCGCTCAGTCCCGGCTCACATGCATCGCGGGCACCCGGGACGATCTGGGGTCGCACGAGAACGCCTTCGCCTCGGCACCATCGCGTCCCGATCCGGTAGGACCGTACAGCGGTGACTGGACACCGTTGACCGAGGCATGCGACGCGACGTTCGGGGAGTTCGCCACCGAGGTCGCTGCCGTCTCCGAGCGGGTGGCCGCGGTCACGGGCTACGAGCCGATTGCCGTCGACCTGCCCTGGCGGTCCTCCTTCGCCGGGGTGAAAGTCGTCGGCCCCGGACTGGAGATGCGGATGACACGGTCCGTTCCCCGCCCCGGCGTACGCCGTGGCTGA
- a CDS encoding class I SAM-dependent methyltransferase — translation MADDRVPYGGPCGAAEAYDAFHRGRASTPLVARLYALAMGDDHPAEVQASSSCDWPLLGLLVARLRLRPGQRLVDLGCGTGGVGLWLARAHSVHLTGIDISPVAIGLAAARRPYFLPPGRADFRVATMERTGLPDGCADGIVCIDTLGKAHSPMRALLETRRLLKPGGRMAVTTARRHSAPSPWAERAAAVGLELVAEDARPDEPAMWRRLYRLWTDHEEELRRDVGDARTDSMIREARRTLPTLDARRAFLITLRRGSDPSGEPYATA, via the coding sequence GTGGCTGACGACCGCGTCCCATACGGCGGGCCCTGCGGGGCCGCCGAGGCATACGACGCGTTCCACCGTGGCCGGGCGTCCACACCACTGGTTGCCCGGCTCTACGCCCTGGCTATGGGCGACGACCACCCCGCGGAAGTCCAGGCTTCCAGCTCCTGTGACTGGCCCCTCCTCGGGCTTCTGGTGGCCCGGCTCCGCCTCCGGCCCGGACAACGGCTCGTCGATCTGGGATGCGGCACCGGAGGCGTCGGTCTGTGGCTGGCCCGGGCCCACTCCGTACACCTGACCGGGATCGACATCTCGCCGGTGGCGATCGGACTGGCCGCAGCGCGCCGACCGTACTTCCTGCCCCCTGGTCGTGCCGACTTCCGTGTGGCAACCATGGAGCGGACCGGGCTGCCGGACGGCTGCGCGGACGGGATCGTCTGCATCGACACCCTCGGCAAGGCCCACAGCCCGATGCGGGCGCTGCTGGAGACCCGGCGGCTGCTGAAGCCCGGAGGCCGGATGGCGGTGACCACCGCGAGACGCCACTCGGCTCCTTCGCCCTGGGCCGAGCGGGCGGCCGCCGTGGGACTGGAACTCGTCGCAGAGGACGCCCGGCCCGACGAACCCGCCATGTGGCGTCGGCTCTACCGGCTCTGGACGGACCACGAGGAGGAACTCCGGCGGGATGTCGGCGACGCCCGGACGGACAGCATGATCCGCGAAGCCCGCAGAACGCTGCCGACCCTCGATGCCCGCCGCGCATTCCTCATCACCTTGAGGAGGGGGTCGGATCCCTCCGGGGAGCCGTACGCTACGGCCTGA